The following coding sequences are from one Musa acuminata AAA Group cultivar baxijiao chromosome BXJ1-6, Cavendish_Baxijiao_AAA, whole genome shotgun sequence window:
- the LOC103987534 gene encoding microtubule-associated protein 70-1 isoform X1, with the protein MSDLCDFSAEGFVGEAAVGNATPQKASAVLMTSSSFKIEGRAASALRRRASMKPNLEAEEFINLLHGSDPVRVELCRLENEVRDRDREFSEAQAEIKALRLSERAREKAVEELTEEVNKMDEKLKLTESLLENRNLEIKKINDEKKAALAAQFAAEATLRRVHAAQKDDDMPPIEAILAPLEAELKLARQEIAKLQDDNRALDRLTKSKEAALLEAERTVQIALAKASMVDDLQNKNQELMKQIEICQEENKILDKMHRQKVAEVEKLSQTVRELEEAVLAGGAAANAVRDYQRKVQEMNDEMKTLDRELSRAKVSANRVAVVVANEWKDSNDKVMPVKQWLEERRFMQGEMQQLRDKLVIAERTARSEAQLKEKFQLRLKVLEDGSRMSASGTYRTTIEGKSVSNGPSRRQSLGGVDNVPKSVNGFLSKRPSFQMRSSVSSSTVLKHAKGASKSFDGGTRSLDRSKVLLTGAGLSLNRSSDATGDGVTHESWKKIPDEKTNDFPNVDSDDCVSGLLYDMLQKEVITLRKACHEKDQSLKDKDDAIEMLAKKVDMLTKAMEVEAKKMRREVAAMEKEVAAMRVEKEQDNKSKRLGGSKGPANSSQLPPGRAVPRSGLMRNL; encoded by the exons ATGTCAGATCTGTGCGATTTCAGCGCGGAGGGGTTCGTAGGCGAGGCCGCCGTGGGAAATGCAACGCCGCAGAAGGCATCGGCGGTTCTGATGACGTCTTCGTCGTTCAAGATCGAAGGGAGGGCGGCGTCGGCCCTGAGGCGGAGGGCCTCGATGAAGCCCAACTTGGAGGCGGAGGAGTTTATAAATCTGCTCCACGGATCGGATCCGGTGAGGGTCGAGCTCTGCAGGCTCGAGAATGAAGTCAGAG ACAGAGATCGAGAATTTTCTGAGGCACAGGCAGAGATCAAGGCTCTGAGATTGTCAGAGCGTGCGAGAGAGAAGGCAGTCGAAGAG CTAACAGAAGAAGTGAATAAGATGGATGAGAAGCTGAAGCTCACTGAATCACTTCTAGAGAACAGG AATCTTGAAATCAAGAAGATAAATGATGAGAAGAAAGCAGCTTTGGCTGCCCAGTTTGCAGCAGAGGCAACACTTAGAAGAGTCCATGCAGCTCAAAAAGATGATGACATGCCCCCAATCGAAGCCATTCTTGCACCCCTCGAGGCAGAGCTGAAGCTAGCTCGGCAAGAG ATTGCAAAGCTGCAGGATGACAACAGGGCATTAGATCGTCTTACCAAATCGAAGGAAGCTGCACTACTTGAAGCTGAACGGACTGTACAGATTGCTTTAGCAAAGGCTTCAATGGTGGATGATCTACAAAATAAGAACCAGGAGTTGATGAAACAGATTGAGATCTGTCAG GAGGAGAACAAGATCCTGGATAAAATGCATCGTCAAAAGGTTGCTGAGGTTGAAAAGCTTAGCCAGACTGTGCGAGAACTCGAAGAGGCTGTTCTTGCAGGTGGCGCAGCTGCAAATGCAGTTAGGGATTACCAGCGGAAAGTTCAGGAGATGAAT GacgagatgaaaacacttgatcgTGAACTATCTCGGGCAAAGGTTTCAGCTAATAGGGTTGCAGTGGTAGTCGCAAACGAATGGAAAGATTCTAATGACAAAGTTATGCCTGTTAAACAGTGGCTGGAGGAACGGAGATTCATGCAG GGTGAAATGCAGCAACTTCGAGATAAGCTTGTTATAGCAGAACGTACTGCAAGATCCGAAGCTCAGTTAAAA GAGAAGTTTCAGTTACGGCTCAAGGTTTTAGAAGATGGATCGAGAATGTCGGCTAGTGGTACTTACCGCACGACCATAGAGGGGAAGAGTGTAAGCAATGGTCCTTCACGTCGTCAGTCCCTTGGTGGAGTTGATAATGTTCCTAAGAGTGTAAATGGCTTCCTTTCAAAGAGACCATCTTTTCAGATGAGATCTTCTGTTTCTAGTAGCACAGTTCTCAAACATGCCAAAGGAGCATCCAAGTCATTTGATGGTGGCACTAGATCGTTGGACCGTAGCAAAGTCCTTTTGACTGGTGCAGGCTTGTCACTGAACAGATCTTCTGATGCAACTGGAGATGGTGTAACACATGAAAGTTGGAAGAAAATTCCAGATGAGAAGACCAATGATTTCCCTAATGTTGACTCAGATGATTGTGTCTCTGGACTATTGTATGACATGTTGCAGAAGGAGGTAATTACACTGAGGAAAGCATGCCATGAGAAGGACCAAAGCTTAAAAGACAAGGATGATGCGATTGAG ATGCTGGCCAAGAAAGTTGATATGTTGACTAAAGCAATGGAAGTGGAGGCAAAAAAGATGAGAAGAGAAGTGGCTGCAATGGAGAAAGAAGTGGCTGCTATGCGAGTGGAGAAAGAACAAGATAACAAGTCTAAGCGACTTGGTGGTTCCAAGGGTCCGGCCAATAGTTCTCAGCTGCCACCAGGAAG GGCTGTCCCTCGAAGTGGGTTGATGCGCAACCTATGA
- the LOC103987534 gene encoding microtubule-associated protein 70-1 isoform X2, whose product MTSSSFKIEGRAASALRRRASMKPNLEAEEFINLLHGSDPVRVELCRLENEVRDRDREFSEAQAEIKALRLSERAREKAVEELTEEVNKMDEKLKLTESLLENRNLEIKKINDEKKAALAAQFAAEATLRRVHAAQKDDDMPPIEAILAPLEAELKLARQEIAKLQDDNRALDRLTKSKEAALLEAERTVQIALAKASMVDDLQNKNQELMKQIEICQEENKILDKMHRQKVAEVEKLSQTVRELEEAVLAGGAAANAVRDYQRKVQEMNDEMKTLDRELSRAKVSANRVAVVVANEWKDSNDKVMPVKQWLEERRFMQGEMQQLRDKLVIAERTARSEAQLKEKFQLRLKVLEDGSRMSASGTYRTTIEGKSVSNGPSRRQSLGGVDNVPKSVNGFLSKRPSFQMRSSVSSSTVLKHAKGASKSFDGGTRSLDRSKVLLTGAGLSLNRSSDATGDGVTHESWKKIPDEKTNDFPNVDSDDCVSGLLYDMLQKEVITLRKACHEKDQSLKDKDDAIEMLAKKVDMLTKAMEVEAKKMRREVAAMEKEVAAMRVEKEQDNKSKRLGGSKGPANSSQLPPGRAVPRSGLMRNL is encoded by the exons ATGACGTCTTCGTCGTTCAAGATCGAAGGGAGGGCGGCGTCGGCCCTGAGGCGGAGGGCCTCGATGAAGCCCAACTTGGAGGCGGAGGAGTTTATAAATCTGCTCCACGGATCGGATCCGGTGAGGGTCGAGCTCTGCAGGCTCGAGAATGAAGTCAGAG ACAGAGATCGAGAATTTTCTGAGGCACAGGCAGAGATCAAGGCTCTGAGATTGTCAGAGCGTGCGAGAGAGAAGGCAGTCGAAGAG CTAACAGAAGAAGTGAATAAGATGGATGAGAAGCTGAAGCTCACTGAATCACTTCTAGAGAACAGG AATCTTGAAATCAAGAAGATAAATGATGAGAAGAAAGCAGCTTTGGCTGCCCAGTTTGCAGCAGAGGCAACACTTAGAAGAGTCCATGCAGCTCAAAAAGATGATGACATGCCCCCAATCGAAGCCATTCTTGCACCCCTCGAGGCAGAGCTGAAGCTAGCTCGGCAAGAG ATTGCAAAGCTGCAGGATGACAACAGGGCATTAGATCGTCTTACCAAATCGAAGGAAGCTGCACTACTTGAAGCTGAACGGACTGTACAGATTGCTTTAGCAAAGGCTTCAATGGTGGATGATCTACAAAATAAGAACCAGGAGTTGATGAAACAGATTGAGATCTGTCAG GAGGAGAACAAGATCCTGGATAAAATGCATCGTCAAAAGGTTGCTGAGGTTGAAAAGCTTAGCCAGACTGTGCGAGAACTCGAAGAGGCTGTTCTTGCAGGTGGCGCAGCTGCAAATGCAGTTAGGGATTACCAGCGGAAAGTTCAGGAGATGAAT GacgagatgaaaacacttgatcgTGAACTATCTCGGGCAAAGGTTTCAGCTAATAGGGTTGCAGTGGTAGTCGCAAACGAATGGAAAGATTCTAATGACAAAGTTATGCCTGTTAAACAGTGGCTGGAGGAACGGAGATTCATGCAG GGTGAAATGCAGCAACTTCGAGATAAGCTTGTTATAGCAGAACGTACTGCAAGATCCGAAGCTCAGTTAAAA GAGAAGTTTCAGTTACGGCTCAAGGTTTTAGAAGATGGATCGAGAATGTCGGCTAGTGGTACTTACCGCACGACCATAGAGGGGAAGAGTGTAAGCAATGGTCCTTCACGTCGTCAGTCCCTTGGTGGAGTTGATAATGTTCCTAAGAGTGTAAATGGCTTCCTTTCAAAGAGACCATCTTTTCAGATGAGATCTTCTGTTTCTAGTAGCACAGTTCTCAAACATGCCAAAGGAGCATCCAAGTCATTTGATGGTGGCACTAGATCGTTGGACCGTAGCAAAGTCCTTTTGACTGGTGCAGGCTTGTCACTGAACAGATCTTCTGATGCAACTGGAGATGGTGTAACACATGAAAGTTGGAAGAAAATTCCAGATGAGAAGACCAATGATTTCCCTAATGTTGACTCAGATGATTGTGTCTCTGGACTATTGTATGACATGTTGCAGAAGGAGGTAATTACACTGAGGAAAGCATGCCATGAGAAGGACCAAAGCTTAAAAGACAAGGATGATGCGATTGAG ATGCTGGCCAAGAAAGTTGATATGTTGACTAAAGCAATGGAAGTGGAGGCAAAAAAGATGAGAAGAGAAGTGGCTGCAATGGAGAAAGAAGTGGCTGCTATGCGAGTGGAGAAAGAACAAGATAACAAGTCTAAGCGACTTGGTGGTTCCAAGGGTCCGGCCAATAGTTCTCAGCTGCCACCAGGAAG GGCTGTCCCTCGAAGTGGGTTGATGCGCAACCTATGA
- the LOC135676127 gene encoding uncharacterized protein LOC135676127 isoform X2, giving the protein MPWIICLEFGKRSLYFRKKRRWRYYMETSLAALKRKMWAGPATSSGPSTALGRRDRDRDRERGDRERMLRVSEEEGNRKRESYVESYRQLGRSLLDLQRAADRVFDTISRRAGEERDKLTEISRRIQLAKAQIDVLSRSEQALTIKSPSRYPSSSIQEEDFRPLFPYHGGDADEGSSVANLLVNGGLNREFGADGTLELFQFFSEQNIGYPLKETEAKGYPRQDMFLEKILEAPKDSDDSFLAFDIFTPFSKLDTKKDDLPPVPPSLLKNFTFPSDSAGVTLGSIDHPAKNI; this is encoded by the exons ATGCCATGGATCATTTGCTTGGAGTTTGGAAAACGATCACTGTATTTTCGGAAAAAAAGAAG GTGGAGATACTACATGGAGACTTCACTTGCGGCGCTTAAGCGAAAGATGTGGGCTGGCCCGGCCACATCGTCCGGCCCATCCACGGCTCTTggccgacgagatcgcgatcgggatcgagagaGAGGCGATAGAGAGAGAATGCTGCGGGTGTCGGAGGAAGAGGGGAACCGGAAGCGGGAGAGCTACGTGGAGAGCTACAGGCAGCTCGGCCGATCCCTCCTCGATCTCCAACGCGCCGCCGACCGCGTCTTCGACACCATCTCGCGAAGG GCAGGAGAGGAACGAGATAAGCTGACGGAGATATCTCGGAGGATCCAGTTAGCCAAA GCTCAAATAGATGTGCTGTCTCGTTCTGAGCAAGCATTGACGATCAAGTCACCATCCCGATATCCATCCAGCTCTATTCAAGAAGAGGACTTCCGACCCTTATTTCCATATCATGGTGGAGATGCCGATGAAGGGTCTTCGGTTGCAAATTTGTTAGTGAATGGAGGATTGAATAGG GAATTTGGTGCAGATGGAACACTTGAACTCTTTCAGTTTTTTTCTGAACAAAATATTGGATACCCTTTAAAGGAGACTGAGGCAAAG GGTTATCCAAGGCAAGACATGTTCTTGGAGAAGATTCTAGAAGCACCAAAAGATTCTGATGACAG CTTTCTAGCATTTGATATCTTTACCCCTTTCTCCAAGCTGGATACCAAAAAGGATGACCTGCCACCCGTGCCACCAAGTCTGCTGAAAAATTTTACG TTCCCTTCCGACTCGGCCGGTGTCACACTTGGATCTATTGATCATCCAGCAAAGAATATCTAG
- the LOC135676126 gene encoding mitogen-activated protein kinase kinase 9-like produces MALVRERRLPHLNLTVELPVPAAADCRLRFPVSPQRCSTSYAATDDAEFRLSEFEKLRVLGHGNGGTVYEVRHRVTAAVYALKVVHTDTADASLRRQVYREVDILRRAAGSDRVVRFHGMAPTPSGDVALLLEHMDGGSLDALLRRRGYRPFPEPALAAVARQALLGLADLHSRQIVHRDIKPANLLINAAGEVKIADFGVGKVLRRSLDPCDSYVGTCAYMSPERFDSESYGGDYDPYAADVWSLGLAVLELHRGHFPLLPKGARLDWAALMVVICFGEAARAVPEGAASSEFRGFLDCCLQKESRKRWSVAELLGHPFVAADYRAESEKALQDLLHEEMDES; encoded by the coding sequence ATGGCCCTTGTCCGCGAGCGCCGGCTCCCTCACCTCAATCTCACCGTTGAACTCCCCGTTCCCGCCGCCGCTGACTGCCGCCTCCGCTTTCCCGTGTCGCCGCAGCGGTGCTCCACCTCTTATGCAGCCACCGACGACGCGGAGTTCCGGCTGTCGGAGTTCGAGAAGCTCCGGGTCCTCGGCCACGGCAATGGGGGCACCGTCTACGAGGTACGCCACCGCGTCACCGCCGCGGTGTACGCCCTCAAGGTGGTGCACACCGACACCGCCGACGCCTCCCTCCGCCGCCAGGTGTACCGCGAGGTCGATATCCTCCGCCGCGCCGCCGGCTCCGACCGCGTTGTCCGCTTCCACGGCATGGCCCCGACGCCCTCCGGGGACGTTGCTCTGCTCCTGGAACACATGGACGGCGGCTCCCTCGACGCCTTGCTTCGCCGCCGCGGCTACCGCCCTTTCCCGGAGCCTGCCCTCGCGGCCGTCGCCCGCCAGGCACTCCTCGGCCTCGCCGATCTCCACTCCCGCCAGATCGTCCACCGCGACATCAAGCCTGCGAACCTCCTCATCAACGCCGCCGGCGAGGTCAAGATCGCCGACTTCGGCGTGGGCAAGGTGCTTCGGCGGTCGCTGGACCCCTGCGACTCCTATGTGGGGACGTGCGCGTACATGAGCCCGGAGCGGTTCGACTCGGAGTCGTACGGTGGGGACTACGACCCCTACGCGGCCGACGTGTGGAGCTTAGGGCTGGCGGTGCTGGAGCTGCACCGGGGACACTTCCCGTTGCTCCCTAAGGGGGCGCGGCTGGACTGGGCGGCGCTGATGGTGGTGATTTGCTTCGGGGAGGCGGCTAGGGCTGTGCCGGAGGGGGCAGCGTCTAGCGAGTTCCGGGGGTTCCTAGATTGCTGCCTGCAGAAGGAGAGCAGGAAGCGGTGGTCGGTGGCAGAACTCCTGGGCCACCCCTTCGTGGCCGCGGATTACCGGGCTGAGTCAGAGAAGGCGCTGCAGGACCTGCTGCACGAGGAAATGGACGAGTCGTGA
- the LOC135676127 gene encoding uncharacterized protein LOC135676127 isoform X1, with protein sequence MAFPTNSPVFPSRPSLPPNPLKWRYYMETSLAALKRKMWAGPATSSGPSTALGRRDRDRDRERGDRERMLRVSEEEGNRKRESYVESYRQLGRSLLDLQRAADRVFDTISRRAGEERDKLTEISRRIQLAKAQIDVLSRSEQALTIKSPSRYPSSSIQEEDFRPLFPYHGGDADEGSSVANLLVNGGLNREFGADGTLELFQFFSEQNIGYPLKETEAKGYPRQDMFLEKILEAPKDSDDSFLAFDIFTPFSKLDTKKDDLPPVPPSLLKNFTFPSDSAGVTLGSIDHPAKNI encoded by the exons ATGGCATTTCCTACTAATAGCCCAGTGTTCCCTTCTCGGCCAAGCCTCCCCCCCAATCCATTAAA GTGGAGATACTACATGGAGACTTCACTTGCGGCGCTTAAGCGAAAGATGTGGGCTGGCCCGGCCACATCGTCCGGCCCATCCACGGCTCTTggccgacgagatcgcgatcgggatcgagagaGAGGCGATAGAGAGAGAATGCTGCGGGTGTCGGAGGAAGAGGGGAACCGGAAGCGGGAGAGCTACGTGGAGAGCTACAGGCAGCTCGGCCGATCCCTCCTCGATCTCCAACGCGCCGCCGACCGCGTCTTCGACACCATCTCGCGAAGG GCAGGAGAGGAACGAGATAAGCTGACGGAGATATCTCGGAGGATCCAGTTAGCCAAA GCTCAAATAGATGTGCTGTCTCGTTCTGAGCAAGCATTGACGATCAAGTCACCATCCCGATATCCATCCAGCTCTATTCAAGAAGAGGACTTCCGACCCTTATTTCCATATCATGGTGGAGATGCCGATGAAGGGTCTTCGGTTGCAAATTTGTTAGTGAATGGAGGATTGAATAGG GAATTTGGTGCAGATGGAACACTTGAACTCTTTCAGTTTTTTTCTGAACAAAATATTGGATACCCTTTAAAGGAGACTGAGGCAAAG GGTTATCCAAGGCAAGACATGTTCTTGGAGAAGATTCTAGAAGCACCAAAAGATTCTGATGACAG CTTTCTAGCATTTGATATCTTTACCCCTTTCTCCAAGCTGGATACCAAAAAGGATGACCTGCCACCCGTGCCACCAAGTCTGCTGAAAAATTTTACG TTCCCTTCCGACTCGGCCGGTGTCACACTTGGATCTATTGATCATCCAGCAAAGAATATCTAG
- the LOC135676128 gene encoding protein POLLEN DEFECTIVE IN GUIDANCE 1-like, which yields MPARSGGRKFSFDLLAGDSSGDERSILPRLDSDPILSNGGDGVRSPRRRRKHKASKKNKNKMAVDGPASEDLSVLTELGDVKPSVVENGRCQDGIGIRVLENRSVVETICENTVVEAACENSQVSRVSFAELRQRNVNGSAAEEPEEDATSTRERLAGQWKPEANGAVSKLAKESSLDWNRVMENDPNFIGEVSFVGRSPFKYFMGEIYGGSSLRGTISAGNEKKRQRVYNTMFHVPWRCERLIIAGFFVCLDSFLSLLTIMPARIAMAVWRVLNTRKFWRLSAAELSDFGCFLVLALGVASLQLADISLIYHFIRGQGTIKLYVVYNVLEIFDKLCQSFGEDVLQVLFDSAEGLSTCPPDNMKFELIRFILDEAIAVIAFVVHSFILLAQAITLSTCIIAHNNAVLALLVSNNFAEIKSNVFKRVSKENLHNLVYYDIIERFHITAFVLFVLAQNILEAEGPWFESFISNALLVYMCEVLVDAIKHSFLAKFNEIKPIAYSEFLEDLCEQTLNEKPDEGRKDLTFIPLAPACVVIRVLTPVYAHLLPSGPLPWRLVWILFLSSLTYIMLAIWKILVGLSLRRLATWYIKLRRDRKQHMD from the exons ATGCCCGCTAGATCGGGCGGCAGGAAGTTCTCCTTCGATCTCCTCGCCGGCGACAGCTCCGGCGACGAGCGCAGCATCCTCCCGCGCCTGGATTCCGACCCGATCCTCTCCAACGGTGGCGATGGCGTTCGCTCGCCCCGGCGGAGGCGGAAGCACAAGGCCTCTAAGAAGAATAAGAACAAGATGGCGGTGGACGGGCCGGCGTCGGAGGATCTAAGCGTTCTAACGGAATTGGGCGACGTGAAGCCGTCCGTGGTCGAGAACGGCCGGTGCCAGGATGGGATCGGGATCAGGGTATTGGAGAATAGATCGGTGGTAGAGACGATTTGTGAGAACACGGTGGTGGAGGCGGCGTGCGAGAATTCGCAGGTCAGCCGTGTCTCTTTTGCGGAATTGAGGCAGAGGAATGTAAATGGGAGCGCGGCTGAGGAGCCAGAGGAGGATGCGACGAGCACCCGAGAGAGATTGGCAGGGCAATGGAAGCCGGAAGCCAATGGGGCCGTCTCCAAGTTGGCAAAGGAGTCGTCCCTGGACTGGAATCGGGTGATGGAAAATGATCCAAATTTTATAGGAG AAGTCTCATTCGTGGGCAGATCACCATTTAAGTACTTCATGGGAGAGATTTACGGTGGCAGTTCCCTTAGAGGCACAATATCTGCTGGGAATGAGAAGAAAAGGCAGAGGGTCTACAATACTATGTTCCATGTGCCATGGAGATGCGAAAGG CTTATTATTGCAGGCTTCTTTGTCTGTTTGGACTCATTTTTGTCTTTGCTGACAATAATGCCTGCAAGAATTGCTATGGCAGTTTGGAGGGTGCTAAACACTAG GAAGTTTTGGAGACTGAGTGCTGCTGAATTGTCAGATTTTGGCTGTTTTCTTGTGTTGGCTTTAGGTGTTGCTTCTCTACAGTTAGCAG ATATTAGCCTAATATATCACTTCATACGAGGACAAGGAACCATTAAATTGTATGTGGTGTACAATGTATTGGAG ATATTTGACAAACTTTGTCAGTCATTTGGTGAAGATGTTTTGCAAGTTCTCTTCGACTCTGCAGAGGGACTTTCAACATGCCCCCCAGATAATATGAAATTTGAACTGATTAGATTTATTCTTGATGAAGCCATTGCAGTCATTGCTTTTG TTGTCCATTCTTTTATATTGTTAGCTCAGGCTATCACGTTATCGACTTGCATTATTGCTCACAATAATGCTGTGCTTGCTCTACTGGTGTCAAATAATTTTGCTGAGATTAAAAGCAATGTATTCAAGCGTGTTAGCAAAGAAAACCTTCACAATTTGGTATACTATG ATATAATAGAGAGATTCCACATCACAGCTTTTGTGCTGTTTGTGCTAGCTCAGAATATCTTGGAGGCCGAGGGACCCTGGTTTGAGAGTTTTATTAGT AATGCCCTTCTGGTTTACATGTGTGAGGTGCTTGTTGATGCAATCAAGCATTCGTTCCTGGCAAAGTTCAATGAAATAAAGCCCATTGCATACTCAGAGTTTTTGGAAGACCTTTGTGAGCAG ACTCTGAATGAGAAGCCCGATGAAGGACGCAAAGATCTTACTTTCATACCTCTCGCGCCAGCCTGCGTG GTCATCAGAGTACTGACGCCGGTTTATGCTCACCTTCTTCCTTCTGGACCGCTCCCCTGGAGGTTAGTATGGATCCTCTTCTTGTCAAGCCTGACCTATATCATGCTTGCAATTTGGAAGATTCTAGTTGGATTGAGCCTGCGCCGTCTTGCCACTTGGTACATCAAGCTTCGCCGTGACAGAAAACAGCACATGGACTAA
- the LOC135675461 gene encoding PHD finger protein MALE MEIOCYTE DEATH 1-like, whose translation MDLRLLLGVAHGASWFARWGYHFFKGSYGVTQEAYDRALRVLSSLRIEELIVVLANTGQSRELRRVAVAYRNLHLPDRDTKPLVTVRDFVRFLLELKHRPAAQTMPLPPSPSPAPLPRRAMKKAVRKGYRDFTKVAAEMQSRWPLRRLHSSAQVIVDALKRHGRKMTRQEVREAARLTIGDTGLLDFVLKSLGDCIVGDHLVRRTSNPTSRVLEFSLEEFPSPAPAAAAAAAAAAKTEQNEDVVVVARPAWPGALQVERDLLTVYRSMLAAQPEAAGKVLDAKHWVKQWGLQDDVDDRLRFLVMWVPNQEELEELTRALPPPEVVVVEATASVGELRAEAERAMRDTYCVMEGFRVEEMEGVEGKDWEPVLLGGAESGALVWVRGDGMDMDSVLRYEGGADTWSVGCACGAQDDDGERMVACDACDMWHHTRCAGIGDGEPVPPLFFCARCGRSVMAAGQMV comes from the coding sequence ATGGACCTCCGTCTCCTCCTCGGCGTGGCCCATGGCGCGTCCTGGTTCGCCCGCTGGGGCTACCACTTCTTTAAGGGAAGCTACGGCGTCACACAAGAGGCCTACGACCGAGCCCTTCGCGTCCTGTCGTCGCTCCGCATCGAGGAACTGATCGTCGTCCTCGCCAACACCGGTCAAAGCCGCGAGCTTCGCCGCGTCGCAGTCGCCTACCGCAACCTCCATTTGCCCGACCGCGACACTAAGCCACTCGTCACCGTCCGCGACTTCGTCCGCTTCCTCCTCGAGCTGAAGCACCGGCCGGCAGCACAAACAATGCCGCTTCCACCATCGCCCTCCCCCGCGCCATTGCCGAGGAGGGCGATGAAGAAGGCGGTGAGGAAGGGATACCGCGACTTCACCAAGGTCGCGGCCGAGATGCAGAGCCGATGGCCGCTGCGGCGGCTCCACTCCTCTGCTCAGGTCATCGTGGACGCCCTCAAACGGCACGGACGGAAGATGACACGGCAGGAGGTCCGCGAGGCCGCGCGGCTCACGATCGGTGACACCGGCCTCCTTGATTTTGTGCTGAAGTCCCTCGGCGATTGCATCGTGGGCGACCATCTTGTGCGCCGCACCTCAAATCCCACCAGCAGGGTGCTCGAGTTCAGCCTGGAGGAGTTCCCATCTCCTGcgcctgcggcggcggcggcggcagcagcagcagcaaagacgGAGCAGAACGAGGATGTAGTAGTGGTCGCTAGACCGGCATGGCCGGGCGCTCTGCAGGTGGAGAGGGACCTTCTGACAGTGTACCGGAGCATGTTGGCGGCGCAGCCAGAGGCGGCGGGAAAGGTGCTGGACGCCAAGCACTGGGTAAAGCAGTGGGGACTGCAGGACGACGTGGACGACCGGCTCCGGTTCCTGGTCATGTGGGTTCCGAATCAGGAGGAGCTGGAGGAGCTGACGCGGGCACTGCCGCCGCCGGAGGTGGTAGTGGTGGAGGCGACGGCGTCGGTGGGGGAGCTGAGAGCGGAGGCAGAGCGGGCGATGCGGGACACGTACTGCGTGATGGAGGGGTTCAGGGTGGAGGAGATGGAGGGGGTGGAGGGGAAGGACTGGGAGCCGGTGCTGCTGGGCGGGGCGGAGTCCGGGGCGCTGGTGTGGGTGCGCGGGGACGGCATGGACATGGACTCAGTGTTGAGGTACGAGGGCGGCGCGGACACGTGGTCCGTGGGGTGCGCCTGCGGGGCGCAGGACGACGACGGGGAGCGCATGGTGGCCTGCGACGCGTGCGACATGTGGCACCACACGCGGTGCGCCGGCATCGGCGACGGCGAGCCGGTGCCCCCGCTGTTCTTCTGCGCCAGGTGCGGGAGATCAGTGATGGCGGCCGGCCAGATGGTGTAG
- the LOC135676129 gene encoding uncharacterized protein LOC135676129, translated as MNVLIKLPDAEGGAETVEEVHEVATGYEVGAAVAAVDDDEVAEAVAVEEAVEKVAADEEGVGAEGLVPVAVGRDDQVVTPLRHQVVAPSCYANQTRLRSSNNNNNNTRSNLCLNFPIPNTKEGKERFGGLEVVIIYNEARER; from the exons ATGAACGTGCTCATTAAGTTACCGGACGCGGAGGGCGGTGCAGAGACGGTCGAAGAGGTCCATGAAGTCGCGACCGGATATGAAGTTGGAGCCGCCGTCGCGGCCGTTGACGACGATGAGGTGGCCGAAGCCGTTGCAGTGGAGGAGGCCGTGGAGAAGGTGGCTGCGGACGAAGAAGGCGTCGGGGCGGAGGGGCTTGTCCCAGTCGCCGTCGGCCGGGATGATCAAGTGGTAACGCCGCTTCGACACCAAGTGGTGGCTCCATCCTGCTATGCCAACCAAACACGCTTGagaagcagcaacaacaacaacaacaacaccaGAAGCAATCTCTGCCTTAATTTCCCAATTCCTAACACCAAAGAAGGCAAAGAAAG GTTTGGGGGTTTGGAGGTGGTTATCATCTACAACGAGGCAAGAGAACGCTGA